In a single window of the Candidatus Anoxymicrobium japonicum genome:
- a CDS encoding fumarate hydratase, giving the protein MNWLKKLEIPLDMGAPGDLRAGEDVLLYGYALTMRDAVLGRLEALVDAGEKPPFEVCGQLIFHAAPTPPAAGRATGAIGPTTSTRMDRFLGMLFELGVRATLGKGRRSEDARLLHEAYGAVYFASPGGIAALFGGMVESMTQVAWEDLGPEVVYRVKLAGLPALVAIDARGEDHLAKQYKIYKM; this is encoded by the coding sequence ATGAACTGGTTGAAGAAACTGGAGATCCCGCTTGACATGGGCGCTCCGGGCGATCTCCGCGCCGGTGAGGACGTGTTGCTTTACGGCTACGCCCTCACAATGAGGGACGCTGTGCTCGGGCGGCTCGAGGCGCTGGTGGACGCGGGGGAAAAACCTCCGTTTGAAGTTTGTGGTCAGCTCATTTTCCACGCGGCGCCGACCCCGCCGGCGGCAGGGCGCGCGACCGGGGCGATAGGGCCTACGACGTCCACGCGCATGGATCGCTTCCTCGGAATGTTGTTTGAGCTCGGCGTGAGGGCGACTCTCGGCAAGGGCCGAAGATCCGAGGACGCCCGCCTCCTGCACGAAGCGTACGGCGCGGTGTACTTCGCCTCGCCGGGTGGGATCGCGGCTCTGTTCGGTGGAATGGTCGAGAGCATGACGCAAGTCGCCTGGGAGGATCTCGGGCCTGAGGTCGTATACCGCGTGAAACTTGCGGGTCTTCCGGCGCTTGTGGCGATAGACGCGCGCGGCGAAGACCACCTGGCGAAGCAGTACAAAATCTATAAAATGTGA